In Gossypium hirsutum isolate 1008001.06 chromosome D06, Gossypium_hirsutum_v2.1, whole genome shotgun sequence, one genomic interval encodes:
- the LOC107901000 gene encoding E3 ubiquitin-protein ligase AIP2: MGSSSCSDGSLKQQLEELQKQLGKKQRFEDAVSSINSLLKLHYPSASPSLRKSFYSVVCRVATILKTRYTAPGFWLAGLRLVELLEPLVSDPSEKSHLRNCISQAKQHLNEIENPVQSSESSANRGYLFEGHLTVDPEPPQPQWLVQSNLMNAFASAAAAESSQGSATNVNTVENAANVLEQLIDHLDSVIPEILENEGGVRRVPPASKEVVAELPVITLTEEILAKLGSDSECAICKENLLVGDNMQELPCKHTFHPPCLKPWLDEHNSCPICRYELQTDDHDYESWKEREKEAEEERKGAANAVRGGEYMYV; encoded by the exons ATGGGGTCTTCTTCTTGTTCAGATGGAAGCTTGAAGCAACAATTAGAGGAATTACAGAAACAGCTTGGAAAGAAACAGAGATTCGAGGACGCAGTTTCCTCCATCAATTCCCTTCTTAAACTCCATTATCCTTCAGCTTCTCCCTCCCTTCGCAAATCG TTTTATTCCGTTGTTTGCCGTGTTGCTACCATTTTGAAGACCAGATACACCGCACCCGGTTTCTGGCTTGCCGGTTTACGCCTTGTCGAACTCTTGGAACCCCTTGTCTCTGATCCTTCTGAAAAGAGTCATCTTAGGAATTGCATTTCTCAGGCTAAGCAACACTTGAATGAAATCGAAAACCCCGTCCAATCATCTGAATCTTCCGCCAACAGAG GTTATCTATTTGAGGGACATCTTACCGTGGATCCTGAACCACCACAGCCTCAATGGTTGGTCCAATCAAATCTCATGAATGCTTTTGCTTCTGCTGCGGCTGCCGAATCTTCTCAGGGTTCGGCCACAAATGTTAACACAGTGGAAAATGCTGCCAATGTGCTTGAACAGCTCATTGATCATCTTGATAGTGTTATACCGGAG ATACTTGAGAATGAGGGTGGTGTTCGAAGAGTCCCACCAGCTAGTAAAGAAGTTGTCGCAGAGCTTCCGGTAATTACTCTCACAGAAGAAATCCTGGCTAAGCTTGGATCTGATTCTGAATGTGCAATATGTAAGGAGAACCTTCTTGTTGGCGATAACATGCAAGAATTGCCGTGCAAGCACACATTCCATCCTCCTTGTTTAAAGCCATGGCTG GATGAACACAATTCTTGCCCAATTTGTAGATATGAGCTGCAAACAGATGACCATGATTATGAGAGCTGGAAGGAGCGGGAAAAGGAGGccgaagaagagagaaaaggTGCTGCAAATGCTGTTCGTGGTGGTGAATACATGTATGTGTAG